aTTCTGGGATATTGAGTTCAGACAATGTCCAGAAACCTGTGCCATAGACAATTATGtgtgaagaaacaagaaaataaggcACAGCCTTCCACTTGAGGATTTCATGATCTAGTTAAAGTAAGACAAGTATATTGGTAAGTTACTTGTCCGTGTGACTAATCTTTgggaaaataataacaacaagtCAAAATTAAACATAGGGACCCAGGGGCAAAATCTCTGCActtgaatcctggctctatcaCTCAGCTGTGTGATCACGGTCATGTCTCCTATCTCATCTGCAAAAGTGGGTAACAATAGTGCCTGCCTTAATCAGTTGCTGTCAAGATAAAGAGACAATATAGCTGAAATACAGAGTCTAGTGAAGATTTCATCAAAGATAAGCTAATACTGttactgtttgtttgttgtttgcttcCTCATTCTTATGGGTTTCAGATTCAAAGATCTAtcttcttcataattttttttctctaattccaAGGCTACCTATGAAGAGCCTCCTGACAACTGGCTACACTTACTGCATAGCCATCAAATGGGCAAGGGCCAGACAGATGCAACATGTAATCAAGCGGAAGTTCCTGGAGGAATCTATTTTACACTTCGTCTCCATTAAGTCTTAATACAATGCTTTGCAATGAAAGGAACCCAACAAATATCTGTTACGATGACCGGCTAGAAGTCATGTAGCTCCCTGATCTGACCTGCCAAGACTTGAATCCAATTCTGCCATTTACTGAAAATGAGGATGTCAAGAACCAGTTCATAACATATCAAAAAAGCTAATTAATTCACCATGGTTACTAGGAAAATAGGGCCTGTTTTCCAAAACGCATCCAAATACATGAgccaaaatgcaaaagaaaaaaatgttatcatgTATCTTGTTTCCCAggaatgttatatttaaaaatatatcaatattcaAACACCAGGTGCTTTCTTGAATTTTAACTCATACTTTAtcctcttttatcttttatctgcTAGGGTGTTTTTGGATGGATACACAATGTCTTATTGCCTCAATACAGCCAGGAATTCTTAAGCACATCAGGCAAGCATATGCATAGAATAAAATCGCTACAAAGAAGAGATTTAGTCAATATCACTGGGCCATCAACCTAGTGTAAGACTCTTCCAGGAAAGGGGAATTTCAGAAAACTCACATACTCAGCCACTACCCACAAGAAGTTGGTAATCTTATTTGGGGACAGAGTATGCATACCCTTGACAAGAGAATATGGGTGAAGGGCCAAATGTGTAGGGCAGACAAGACATTATAGGaatttggaagagagagaaattcaaGAGGTCTGGACCACTGGGGGACAATGTCCCAGAAGCGAGCTGATTTCTGATGGCTAGGGAGcaggaagagaataaagaaaagtgCATatgaggagagaaaacaaaacacagtcgGTGAAACAGAAAGCTTCAGGCAGGAAATAATGAGACCGAGTTAtaaaaagaacctaaatgtcaagtaaagaaatttggattttagcCAGAGAGTAGCTGAAAAgccactaaatattttaaagggggaaaaattacaaggtaaaagcaatttatttcagggtttattttttttcaatttcctttattttgttgcaGAGGAAATAAATTCACACAGTCTAAatttaaaaggtacaaatttaGAGGTACAAAAGGTCTCCCTCCCACTTCTGTCTGCCCATTTTAATCCCTGGAGGCAAACCAATGGTTACCAGTTTCGTACCTATCCTTCCAGAGAAATCTGTGCATATGGAGGCGAAAACACACAGctcccccccttcttttttttttttttttttttttgtagatgggATATGTACACACTTATTTaccttgtgtttttcatttaaaaatataacagagaTTATTTTGtatgaatacataaaaactttcctcattccctttttaaaaatagatagattGGTACAAACGAACACACGGTTCCAATACTCTCTATCCAGAGCTGCTATCCAGTTCTTCCTGGAGGCAACTCAATGTGTCTAGCTTCTTATATATCCTTTAAGAAATCTTATAGGTATATGGAAGcatataaacacacatgcaccctttcccctctcttttaaaataaataggatGCATACCATACCCCCACTCTCTCAGATATTTAAAACTTTCTGAGAAACCCAAATGAAGTATTTATATGAATTAATAGTattgtaccaatgtcaatttATGGTTATATACAATGCTATTATTGGGGGAGCTGGGTAAAGACAGAGAGTTCCTGGCAGACAGGAACTCTGTACAAATTTCGAAACTTTTTTAGTcttaaaatatgtcaaaataataagtattaaGAATATTTCTGAGCTATGTTCATCAGATTACTCCTTTCTGCCTGTGGATGCTGCTAAGTAATCATCTTTAAATCTCCCCTCAACGACTGTCATGTCTAAGTCAGAATCTCCCAAAGGGCCTGAACAgctgcagaagcttttcatcggAGGTTTGGGCTTTGAACCAACCGATGAGAGTCTGAGGAGCCATTTTGAGTAATGGGGGAACGCTTACAGACTGTGTGGTAATGAGAGATCCAACACGAAGCGCTCCAGAGACTTTGGGTTTGTCACATACGCCATTGTGGAAGAGGTGGACGCAGCCATGAATGCAAGGCCACACAACGTGGATGGAAGAGTTGTAGAACCAGAGAGGGCTGTCTCAAGAGACGAGTCTCAAAGACCTGGTGCCCGCTTAACTGTGAAAACGATTTCTGTCGGTGGCCTTAAAGAAGACCCTGAAGCACACAtcctagaaattattttgaacagAATGGGAAAACTGAAGTGACTGAAATCATGGCTGACCAAGGTAGTGGCAAGAAGAGAATTTTGCTTTTGTAACATTTAATGATCATGACTCTGTAGACAAGATTGTCATTCAAAAATACCATACTGTGAATGGCCACGCTTGGAAGTGAGGAGAACCCTATTTAAGCAGGAGATGGCTGGTGCTTCATCCAGCCAGAGAGGTCAAAGTGGTCCTGGAAACtttggtggtggttgtggtgggAATGACAACTCTGGTCGTGGGGGAAACTTCAGTGGGCGAGGTGGCTTTGGTGGCAGGCGAGGTGGCTTTGGTGGCAATCGTGGTGGTGGACGTGGTGGCAGTGGGGACGGCTGTAACGGATTTGGTAATGATGGAAGCAATTTTGGAGGTGGCGGAAGCTATAATGATTTTGGCAATTACAACAATCAATCTTCAAATTTTGGACCCCTGCAAGGAGGGAAGTTTGGAGGCAGAAGCTCTGTGCCCTATGGTGGTGGAGGCCAATACTTTGTCAAACCAGAAACCAAGGTGGCTGTGGCAgttccagcagcagcagtagctatggcagtggcagaaggttttaattactGTCGGGAAACGAAGcttagcaggagaggagagccagagaagtgacagggaagCTACAGGTTACAACAGGTTTGTGAGCTCAGCCAAGCACGGTGGTGGCAGGGCCTAGCTGCCACAAAGGAGTCATGTTTTAGACAATATTCACGTGTATGGGCTAAAACCCGAGGACTATATTCATGACTAATTATATAAcagtttattttagtttctgttctgtgGAAAGTGTAATGCACTCCAACAAAGggttttaatgtagatttttttggtttttgtaccCATGCTGTTGATTACTAACTGTAATTGTATGATCATGACGCTGAATAAAtgtgtctttaagaaaaaaaaaaagaagagcacctgggtgacctgggtggctcagacggttaactgtccaactcttgattttggctgaggtcatgatctcgtgtgagatcaagcctcatgtcaggctctgtgcttgggattctctttctccctctctctcttctgcccctacccctcacacacatgttctttctctctctttctctctctctctctctctctcaaaataaataatcttaaaaaaagggAATATTTCTTAGTGGTCATTCCATATCAATACATAAATGCCTTCCCTTTTTATAGATGCATAGTATCACTTTTAATAatttcacagggcacctgggtggctcagttggcttagtgtctggcttcggctcaggtcatgatctcacagtttgtgggcttgagccccgcatcgggctctgtgctgacagcttagagcctggagcctgcttcgaattctgtgtctgcctctctctctgctcctcccctgctcatgctccatctctctccttcaaaaaaaaaaaaaaaaattaaaaaaaattttttaagtaaagaaaaataatttatttcacttgcCCCTAGGTAGGCAAAATACTTCAGATTTCCTTATAATTAACAAACACTAATAGTATCCATCTGAGTGTGCACAGTCTTTGACTCTGTGGTTACGAGTGGTCTAtacaccggggcgcctgggtgactcagtcagttaagcgtctgactttggctcaggtcatgatctcccactccgtgagttccagccctgcgttgggctctgtgctgacagctcagagcctggagcctgcctcggatcctgtgtctccctctctctctggccctccccccgtgcatgctctgtctctctctgtctcaaaaataaataaatgttagaaaaaaaaaaaagagtggtctATACACCAAATGATGTAACCGTCATAAAGATTCCGTAGGCAAGGCCCAGTCAGGCATCAGAAACGCCCGGCCCTCCTCCTAGTCCTGCTGCTCACTAGtggtgtgaccttgagcaggtcacTTAATCCTCCAGTCATGGTTCTCTTCAAAACAACATTGGGATTACCTGTCCTGATTACCTCCCAAGTTTCTTGAGGGTGAGAGGAGATAATGGGTGGAATACTACTTACATAAAATCCATTGTGCAAATAAAAGGTTTGGCAAGTATGACTATTCCCTAGAGCCTAGATCATAATCCTCTGTCTACAATCACAACCAGAagttttcttggggtgcctgggtggctcagtcagttgaacatctgacttcagctcaggtcatgatctcagggtctgtgagttcgagccccacattgggctctgtgatgacagctcagagcctggagcctgctttggattctgtgtctccctctctctctgcctctcccctggctcacactctctctctctgtctctctctttctttctctctctcaaaaataaataaacattaaaaaagaaataaaaaaaaaagaggtaggagTTCTCTCATGGCAAATTCAACCTCAGCTTGAGTTTCAGAGAGCTGTATCCTAATCCatgtgatttttcatttaaaatagaatgacTCTCTGGGCCCTTCTGTTCTCTAATCTAGTCCTTAATGGCCATCAGAAGGTGTGCTACACAGGAATAATGAGAAAggacaaaatgccaagacaggAAATGAGTGGGGAACACTCCTATTAAACCCAGAGGAGAGTTGCAGCAGACCAACAATGGTGAGAAAGGGTATAATGGAGAAAAACCAGTGCTCAAAAGCCATTCAGGGAATAAGAAGCAACCTGGTTGCCTAGCAATACCAGAAGGTACACTGGAGTTAGGATCTTAGAGGTGACACCTGCTAAGAACTGTGCAGGTCTGAAATTTTACCGTACTCACAAGCTTGCAAATTAGTTTTCCATGGATGCTGGCAAAAGGCATGAGACCTTTGGGTCGGAGACCAAAGATTTTATTACATATGGCAAAAGAAGTAGCCAGTGCTTTGTGTTGATTTGCAGGCATTCCCTATGCCCCTAAAGTCCATAATGATGACACAACTGACCCATCCAAGATGCCTGTACATGCAGAACACTGTTAAGGGAGAGGAACACTGAGCTGGGGAATTCACTGTTTTTATAGTGAGCAGAAACAAGCCTGGTCTCTGTCTGGGAGCCTCCCTTATGGCTGCCTGCTGCAAACATAACCCTGAATGATGGCCTGGGTGAAGAACCATCAGGGCCTTGCATTCTTGACACACTCAGAAGGAACGTGCAGGGATGCTCCATGCCTATGCTAGACTGTCTCTCCCAACAGCACTTTGAAAGCAGGAGGGAAACTTTAGTCAAGATCAATTCAAAAATGAGGCTGAACTAGGtcaaaaggaaggagattccAAAAGTTCAAAAGTAAGGAGCTGGAGGGACAAGGTGAGTCAAGGGCTGACTCTGGAGCCAAAGAGAGACTGGAGACAGGGATAGGGATTTATCTATGgtagaagcagaagaaaagataaaatctgTGAGGGAGACAATATGGAGAGATAATGTGGCCAGGAATGCTGTCACATAAAGGGCCCAGTCAAGAGAGTAGGACAAGATGGCAGAGATGGGCAGGTGGCCCGGAAAGGATGGGCAGGAGGACCAATGCTGCTTGAAATTAGAAGCAGAGCACGCTCACACTCAGAGGTCCAGGGAAACCTTCCCAGCAACCACAGGCCAGGCGGGGAagcctcctgcactctctcttaGCTCCCCCTGAGCCTCAGCTGCCATCCCCACTGGACTGTGACTCCTCCTAgaacagaatgtgtgtgtgcgaCTCTCCTCCATACTCAGCATCTGCATAGGCACCTCTCCATGGTTGGGGCTCAGTGTATGCGCTTTGAATCAATGAGTGAGTTAGTTGTGAGGTAGTCAGTGTCTGGAAGCATTACGTGGCTCATCGTGTCAGATCCTGCAGATAAATCATGTAGGATGAGGACTAAGAACAAAGCCATTGCTTTGGGAAAAGGTTGAGTCACAGGTCATGATTCTGGAAGGCAAATCTGACAAATTAAAGGTATGCAGACCATATCTCCAGTGactgggggctgggagcaggaAAAGTCAAGGCAGTATGCTATTATTCTCTGTGTCCCACTCTCCCAGCCTTTGCCTTGTATGTGACTATAGATAGCCAGCTGGAGGCATTCACACTATCTCAGAGAAGCAGGATTGGtatagctgaaatgaaaagatatagaaacaatttcatcttttaaaacaacTTCTATAAGTGGCcttatgaattaaaattttaggggtggggaggagggaggatcaAGGTACAGAGCTAATACCAAAGCAATGGAGtctggaagagagaagaagaggaagagaccccTGCTTCCACGAGACTTGGGGGAGGGCACGGGAGTAAGAAAAGAGGTCAGAGATGGGGGCCAGGACCCCTGATTTGGAGAGAGGAGGGCCTGCTTCAGAGCCCCAGCTTGGGGGAATCATATCCAGAGATCACCATGCTCTCACCtccctacctcagggcctttgcctttACACCCCTCTGTCCGGTTTCCCATGGCTCAGTCCCGCACTGCCTTCAGATCTCCTCAGGAAGATCAGCTGCTCATAGCTGACCATCCTGTCTAAAATAAGAAGTCCCTTCTCCCATCTATCTCTGTTCCATTTCCCTGATTTTACTTACCTTCCTAACGCATACAGAACACATCAGGGGATCCGTGACCACCAGAGTTCCTACGATCTTATTTTCTATTCCTAACAAAAAAGATATgagaaagcaacaaaaatatGACAGGTTCTATAATATCACttacacatttttctctcttctgaggAAT
The Panthera uncia isolate 11264 chromosome A2, Puncia_PCG_1.0, whole genome shotgun sequence genome window above contains:
- the LOC125930839 gene encoding heterogeneous nuclear ribonucleoprotein A1-like — translated: MAGASSSQRGQSGPGNFGGGCGGNDNSGRGGNFSGRGGFGGRRGGFGGNRGGGRGGSGDGCNGFGNDGSNFGGGGSYNDFGNYNNQSSNFGPLQGGKFGGRSSVPYGGGGQYFVKPETKVAVAVPAAAVAMAVAEGFNYCRETKLSRRGEPEK